The proteins below are encoded in one region of Deinococcus ruber:
- a CDS encoding ATP-binding protein — translation MIELSLFGPPVLKVGGLAVALKVRKSLALLGYLALEGPCSRDELATILWTDSVDEDARRSLRQEVWRLQHSAAGPYLDVNLERLALDSAAQTDVTQFTRHLHAGDLAAALALYRAPLLAGFTLRGAAAFDEWLILRRETLRNAWRAALEAQAAALEAASDLRSALGAFQTLLADDALNEAHQRTAMRLHGLLGEREQALARYGTFRRLLNTELQLEPLPETAQLAERLRAAATPAPLSTAAAPLPDAPPLVGRARAWAALQTPADGLMVVIGESGIGKTRLLEDFCAEGALWFRATEASSQTPFALVADTLRTALTEPAARARLEALEPVWRTEASQLIPELAPEGLRLPTDTPPELRRTRFLEGLSRAVLAAAGVNGQIVFDDLHWADAASLELLALLLQRSGQQDAPDQSPTCRFLASARPFELEQHAAAGPLLSALRRAGRLHFTELDHLSEADVLLLIQRLTGKPGGQVFSKRLQNATGGNPLFMIQTIRHLFEISALRSSEDGWSTPFDEVTADYAELPMPAGVGEAVLARVHHLGEAALRVLEAASLSDGGVDVELLSGALGLPEWHTLDTLETLTTARLLEPVAGGQGYRFTHDLLRQTLQSHLSAERRRLLHRRLAAALEASDGAPGSIAGHLERAGRPAQAAPWRVRVAQQAAAVYAYPLALAAYQQALDDGLPDRDAFDVHLARLELLGYLHDGGGQEGALKQLEALAAVLGSPPLEADVALRRARTAYALGRYAEGERAAQTVLALPALDSEVRAEAHYLSGMALEQLGDPDGAERQYLSARALSGPVRPSIRAGIANQLCYLAIRRMDLEAANAFSQEAFTVAHSTHDLRTRAISYNTAARLAMARKERERAIELLEHALADARSVSDVRLQLAFLFNALRLHVEAGGLGTAQLKLEESYRLVPEPRDPRTEADLLKRLAEIQVLRGDLGGGLVSYAQAISAGVPLGWSNKHVERVVGLANLRSQIGDSVGARALMNALTTGAGGGAHVSDTMIETQLARCELDEGHPDAARTRLLGVADAAHADYSEHRSAALLCLGVAELACAEPQLALEAVRGLEEQNALAASALAVRLRACSLLRLEIGDATGEAQRLLDTARTPPLATLDLLRALALTHPATPPHPWSSAAEHLSSHLSATLPADLQAGFMARWKLPSDSL, via the coding sequence ATGATCGAGCTTTCACTGTTCGGCCCGCCTGTCCTGAAGGTGGGCGGCCTCGCGGTGGCGCTGAAGGTTCGCAAGTCGCTGGCTCTGCTTGGCTATCTGGCGCTGGAAGGCCCGTGCAGCCGCGACGAACTGGCGACGATTCTCTGGACAGACTCGGTGGACGAAGACGCCCGCCGCAGTCTGCGCCAGGAGGTGTGGCGGCTTCAGCACTCTGCCGCCGGGCCGTATCTGGATGTCAATCTGGAGCGGCTTGCGCTGGACTCGGCTGCTCAGACCGACGTGACGCAGTTTACCCGGCACCTGCACGCAGGCGACCTCGCGGCGGCCCTCGCGCTGTACCGTGCTCCGCTGCTGGCGGGCTTTACTCTGCGCGGCGCGGCAGCCTTCGACGAGTGGCTGATTCTGCGGCGAGAAACGCTCAGAAACGCCTGGCGGGCCGCTCTGGAGGCTCAGGCAGCGGCCCTCGAAGCGGCTAGCGATCTGCGCTCGGCGCTCGGTGCCTTCCAGACGCTGCTGGCCGACGACGCGCTGAACGAGGCCCACCAGAGAACTGCCATGCGGCTGCACGGGCTGCTGGGCGAACGCGAGCAGGCACTGGCGCGGTACGGCACCTTCAGACGCCTGCTGAACACCGAACTTCAGCTCGAACCGCTTCCAGAGACGGCGCAGCTTGCCGAGCGCCTGAGAGCCGCCGCGACGCCTGCGCCCCTGAGTACGGCTGCCGCGCCACTTCCCGACGCGCCGCCACTGGTGGGCCGCGCCCGTGCGTGGGCCGCCCTTCAGACGCCTGCCGACGGGCTGATGGTGGTGATCGGTGAGTCGGGCATCGGGAAAACCCGGCTGCTGGAAGACTTCTGTGCGGAGGGCGCACTGTGGTTCCGGGCCACCGAGGCCAGCAGCCAGACGCCGTTCGCACTGGTGGCCGACACCCTGAGGACAGCCCTGACCGAGCCAGCCGCACGCGCAAGGCTGGAGGCGCTGGAACCGGTGTGGCGCACCGAGGCCAGCCAGCTGATTCCCGAACTCGCGCCGGAAGGGCTGCGGCTGCCCACCGACACACCGCCCGAGCTGCGCCGGACACGCTTTCTGGAGGGACTGTCGCGGGCAGTTCTGGCAGCTGCGGGCGTCAACGGTCAGATCGTCTTCGATGATCTGCACTGGGCCGACGCCGCGAGCCTGGAACTGCTGGCCCTGCTGCTGCAACGCTCCGGGCAGCAAGACGCTCCGGATCAGTCGCCCACCTGCCGATTTCTCGCCTCGGCCCGGCCGTTCGAGCTGGAGCAGCATGCCGCAGCCGGGCCGCTGCTGAGCGCTCTGCGGCGTGCCGGACGCCTGCACTTCACCGAACTCGACCACCTGAGCGAAGCCGACGTGCTGCTGCTGATACAGCGCCTGACGGGCAAACCCGGCGGGCAGGTGTTCTCGAAGCGGCTGCAAAACGCCACGGGCGGCAATCCGCTGTTCATGATCCAGACCATCCGGCACCTGTTTGAAATCTCGGCGCTGCGAAGCTCGGAAGACGGCTGGAGCACACCCTTTGACGAAGTGACGGCCGATTATGCCGAACTGCCGATGCCAGCAGGCGTGGGCGAAGCCGTCCTGGCACGGGTGCATCATCTGGGCGAGGCGGCCCTGCGGGTGCTGGAAGCGGCCAGCCTGAGTGACGGCGGCGTCGATGTCGAACTGCTGTCGGGGGCGCTTGGGCTGCCCGAATGGCACACCCTGGACACCCTCGAAACTCTGACGACGGCGCGGCTGCTGGAGCCGGTCGCGGGGGGCCAGGGCTACCGCTTTACCCACGATCTGCTGCGGCAGACCCTTCAGAGTCATCTGAGTGCCGAGCGCCGCCGACTGCTGCATCGTCGGCTCGCCGCTGCGCTGGAGGCCAGTGACGGCGCACCCGGCAGCATCGCCGGACATCTGGAACGTGCGGGCAGACCCGCTCAGGCCGCCCCCTGGCGCGTGCGCGTGGCGCAGCAGGCAGCCGCTGTCTACGCCTATCCGCTAGCCCTGGCCGCGTATCAGCAGGCGCTCGACGATGGCCTGCCCGACCGGGACGCCTTCGACGTTCATCTGGCGAGGCTGGAACTGCTGGGCTATCTGCACGACGGGGGAGGACAGGAAGGCGCGCTGAAACAACTGGAAGCGCTGGCCGCCGTGCTGGGCAGCCCACCTCTGGAAGCCGATGTGGCGCTCCGCCGCGCCCGGACGGCGTATGCACTGGGCCGGTACGCCGAGGGCGAGCGGGCAGCTCAGACGGTTCTGGCCCTTCCAGCACTCGACAGCGAAGTTCGCGCCGAGGCGCACTATCTGAGCGGCATGGCGCTGGAGCAGCTCGGAGATCCGGACGGAGCCGAGCGGCAGTATCTCAGCGCCCGCGCCCTGAGTGGGCCAGTGCGTCCCAGTATCCGGGCGGGTATCGCGAACCAGCTGTGTTATCTGGCGATCCGCCGCATGGATCTGGAAGCGGCCAACGCCTTCAGCCAGGAGGCCTTCACGGTGGCGCACTCGACCCACGATCTGCGGACGCGGGCTATTTCGTATAACACGGCGGCGCGGCTGGCGATGGCCCGGAAGGAGCGGGAGAGGGCCATCGAACTGCTTGAACACGCCCTCGCAGACGCCCGCAGCGTGTCGGATGTGCGCCTTCAGCTGGCGTTCCTGTTCAATGCGCTGCGGCTGCATGTCGAGGCCGGGGGACTCGGCACGGCGCAGCTCAAACTGGAAGAAAGTTACCGGCTGGTGCCTGAACCCCGCGACCCGCGCACCGAGGCCGATCTGCTCAAACGGCTGGCAGAAATTCAGGTGCTGCGCGGTGATCTGGGCGGCGGGCTGGTGTCGTATGCCCAGGCGATTTCTGCCGGAGTGCCGCTGGGCTGGTCGAATAAACACGTCGAACGGGTGGTGGGACTGGCGAACCTGCGCTCGCAGATCGGAGACAGCGTCGGTGCCCGCGCCCTGATGAACGCCCTGACGACGGGTGCGGGGGGCGGCGCACATGTGTCAGATACCATGATCGAGACGCAACTGGCCCGCTGCGAACTCGATGAGGGCCACCCGGACGCGGCCCGCACACGGCTGCTGGGCGTGGCAGACGCGGCCCACGCCGACTATTCCGAGCATAGATCGGCGGCGCTGCTGTGTCTGGGTGTGGCCGAACTGGCCTGTGCCGAGCCACAACTCGCGCTGGAGGCGGTGCGGGGGCTGGAAGAGCAGAACGCGCTCGCGGCCTCGGCACTGGCGGTACGGCTGCGGGCCTGCTCTCTGCTGCGTCTCGAGATCGGTGACGCCACCGGGGAAGCGCAGCGCCTGCTCGACACCGCACGCACGCCTCCCCTGGCGACCCTCGATCTGCTCCGGGCGCTGGCGCTGACCCACCCTGCCACCCCGCCGCACCCGTGGAGCAGCGCCGCCGAGCACCTGAGCAGCCACCTGAGCGCGACGCTGCCCGCCGATCTCCAGGCCGGGTTTATGGCCCGCTGGAAGCTGCCTTCGGACAGCCTGTAA
- a CDS encoding Ig-like domain-containing protein: MKQLRKHLKWSLLALIALILAACGGSPSAPSPDFGVSVSSPALTITQGQHGSAVVALTRLGGFGGPVDLALSSPPDGVTAAPVTVPGGASEATLIVAVEAQVPAGQLVLSVAASGGGLVRTLSVPLTVADASAPDTVAPTLLSTAPSNNATAVFVGADLVLTFSEPMNTSKTFAAVSPQAGGTTAHWLNGNTILKLSFLATVVGEPSNNFAASTAYSVKVQGQDEAGNALSGNTSFGFTTAATPQDTTPPTVIGTAPANAEQQVSPGTNQTFTAFFSEKMDASALTAITFVPNSGATNCVFADIDHTSVQCKPSSGLAANQAYIVTISPAAKDAAGNTLGSLIAVSFHTVPTPDTVQPSIFKALPGNGLKAVDPATVITVTFSEPMDRVVTQAAFSVLSPPLSANESLNFFWNAAGTTLSVKRSAPFAYGAAVVWIVNTGAKDLAGNPLESASGGLRGFTVIRKGTFKLYSDGLLDGQVDNKGSAQVGPVATSYYINSVGKLYSRGFLSFDLSKVPNLAAITSISSASLNVYQRDIYCSGDQYGLLGNVLAENVLYVSLTPVLSSVLLNTPPVSSGATNVLSTNGALGYKTMDATTQVAYDVANHAAVLDRSQWRLRFANDATTKGQNCGSVFWGDGTQAQAIRPYLDITYLYP; this comes from the coding sequence ATGAAGCAGCTCAGAAAGCATCTGAAATGGTCTTTACTCGCCCTTATCGCGCTGATTCTGGCGGCCTGTGGAGGCTCCCCGTCTGCGCCGTCGCCCGATTTTGGCGTGAGTGTGTCGTCTCCGGCCCTGACCATCACGCAGGGTCAGCACGGAAGCGCGGTGGTGGCCCTGACCCGGCTTGGCGGCTTCGGCGGCCCGGTTGACCTTGCGCTGTCTTCGCCCCCCGACGGAGTGACCGCCGCGCCTGTCACGGTGCCGGGCGGCGCGTCTGAAGCGACATTGATCGTTGCCGTGGAAGCGCAGGTGCCAGCAGGTCAGCTCGTGCTGAGTGTGGCTGCGTCGGGTGGTGGACTCGTCAGAACGCTGAGCGTGCCCCTGACGGTGGCCGACGCCTCTGCCCCCGATACCGTCGCTCCGACCCTGCTTTCGACTGCCCCCAGCAACAATGCCACTGCCGTATTCGTCGGTGCCGATCTGGTTCTGACGTTTTCGGAACCGATGAACACCAGCAAGACCTTCGCGGCGGTGTCTCCCCAGGCGGGCGGCACCACGGCGCACTGGCTGAACGGCAACACTATTCTGAAACTGAGCTTTCTCGCCACCGTGGTGGGCGAGCCGTCCAACAATTTTGCTGCCAGCACCGCATACAGCGTGAAGGTGCAGGGGCAGGACGAGGCCGGAAACGCGCTGAGCGGGAACACCAGCTTTGGATTCACCACCGCTGCCACTCCCCAGGACACCACACCGCCCACCGTGATCGGAACCGCACCGGCCAACGCCGAGCAGCAGGTTTCTCCCGGCACCAACCAGACCTTCACCGCCTTTTTCAGCGAGAAGATGGACGCGTCGGCGCTGACAGCCATCACCTTCGTTCCCAACTCCGGGGCCACCAACTGCGTGTTTGCCGACATCGACCACACGTCGGTGCAGTGCAAGCCCAGCAGCGGTCTGGCAGCCAATCAGGCGTATATCGTCACCATCAGCCCGGCGGCCAAAGACGCGGCAGGCAACACCCTGGGCAGCCTGATCGCCGTCAGCTTTCATACGGTGCCTACTCCCGATACCGTCCAGCCCAGCATTTTTAAAGCGCTGCCCGGCAACGGCCTGAAAGCGGTCGATCCGGCGACCGTCATCACGGTGACGTTTTCCGAACCGATGGACCGTGTGGTGACCCAGGCGGCCTTCTCGGTTCTCAGCCCTCCGCTGTCGGCCAACGAGTCGTTGAATTTCTTCTGGAACGCGGCTGGCACCACCCTCTCTGTCAAACGGAGCGCCCCCTTCGCCTACGGTGCAGCGGTGGTCTGGATCGTCAATACCGGGGCCAAAGACCTGGCGGGCAATCCGCTGGAGTCTGCGAGCGGCGGCCTGCGCGGGTTCACCGTCATCAGGAAGGGCACGTTCAAACTGTATTCGGATGGTTTGCTGGACGGGCAGGTCGATAACAAGGGCTCTGCCCAGGTCGGCCCGGTGGCGACCTCGTATTACATCAACAGCGTCGGAAAACTGTATAGTCGGGGCTTTCTGAGCTTCGATCTGTCGAAAGTGCCGAACCTCGCGGCTATCACCAGCATTTCTTCGGCGTCGCTGAACGTGTATCAGCGGGATATTTACTGTAGTGGCGATCAGTACGGACTGCTCGGCAACGTTCTGGCAGAAAACGTGCTGTACGTGAGTCTGACGCCCGTGCTGTCGAGCGTGCTGCTCAACACTCCGCCCGTCAGCAGCGGCGCGACCAATGTACTGAGTACGAACGGGGCGCTCGGGTACAAGACGATGGACGCCACCACTCAGGTAGCCTACGACGTGGCGAACCATGCCGCCGTGCTTGACCGCTCGCAGTGGCGGCTGCGCTTTGCCAACGACGCGACCACGAAGGGCCAGAACTGCGGCTCGGTCTTCTGGGGCGACGGCACGCAGGCCCAGGCCATCAGGCCGTATCTCGACATCACCTACCTGTATCCCTGA
- a CDS encoding class I SAM-dependent methyltransferase, translated as MPDLPSAAFRRQDETPDEQFYQQPRYVTHIDDGAIAAVTQLYREFFPAGGRILDLMSSWVSHLPPEVAYSRVVGLGLNRAELERNPRLSEWVVQNLNTTPLLPFEAASFDAAGITVSIDYLTRPVEVLRDLGRVLVPGGPVVISFSNRCFPSKAVAIWHSLDDAGHLELVQHFLAEAGNWTDIVPLDRSPRQAGRRTGDPLFAVIGRATG; from the coding sequence ATGCCTGATCTGCCCAGTGCTGCCTTTCGCCGCCAGGACGAGACGCCAGACGAACAGTTCTACCAGCAGCCCAGATACGTCACGCACATCGACGACGGGGCCATTGCTGCCGTTACTCAGCTGTACCGGGAATTCTTTCCGGCAGGTGGGCGCATCCTCGATCTGATGAGCAGCTGGGTCAGCCATCTGCCGCCCGAGGTGGCTTACAGCCGGGTGGTGGGTCTGGGTCTCAACCGCGCCGAACTGGAACGCAATCCCCGGCTGAGCGAATGGGTGGTGCAGAACCTCAACACCACGCCGCTCCTTCCCTTTGAAGCAGCTTCCTTCGATGCGGCTGGCATCACCGTTTCTATCGATTACCTGACGCGCCCGGTGGAAGTGCTGCGCGATCTGGGGCGGGTGCTGGTGCCGGGTGGGCCGGTGGTGATCAGCTTTTCCAACCGCTGTTTTCCCAGCAAGGCGGTGGCGATCTGGCACTCGCTCGACGACGCGGGCCATCTGGAACTGGTGCAGCATTTTCTGGCCGAAGCGGGCAACTGGACCGATATCGTGCCGCTCGACCGCAGCCCACGGCAGGCTGGACGGCGCACCGGAGATCCGCTCTTTGCCGTCATAGGACGCGCAACCGGCTGA
- a CDS encoding TetR/AcrR family transcriptional regulator, giving the protein MPDLQSTLSTSDVRRETVIQSAVQVFAQAGYLGTPVSAIAEHAHISPAYVFKLFPRKEDLFVAALTRCFLLIQTALERGAVAAVSQSPAAILEAMGTAYAALIADRSLLMLQVHAQSAASVPEIAAALRSGIGQITTFVKERSQAPDAAVQQFIAFGQLCHLITVAELDDNSADWARLLSHGIQHF; this is encoded by the coding sequence ATGCCCGATCTTCAGAGCACCCTTTCCACTTCGGATGTCCGGCGAGAAACGGTCATTCAGAGCGCGGTTCAGGTGTTCGCGCAGGCCGGGTATCTCGGAACACCCGTCAGTGCCATTGCCGAACACGCACACATCTCGCCCGCCTATGTGTTCAAGCTCTTTCCTCGCAAGGAAGACCTGTTTGTCGCGGCTCTCACCCGCTGTTTTCTGCTGATCCAGACCGCTCTGGAACGCGGAGCCGTCGCTGCCGTATCACAGAGTCCGGCAGCCATTCTGGAGGCGATGGGCACAGCTTACGCGGCCCTGATCGCTGACCGCTCACTGCTGATGCTTCAGGTACACGCGCAGTCTGCGGCCTCGGTGCCAGAGATCGCGGCGGCGCTGCGCTCGGGCATCGGCCAGATCACCACCTTCGTCAAGGAGCGCTCACAGGCACCCGACGCGGCCGTTCAGCAGTTCATCGCCTTCGGACAGCTGTGCCACCTCATCACGGTGGCCGAACTCGACGACAACAGTGCCGACTGGGCACGCCTGCTGAGCCACGGCATCCAGCATTTCTGA